One part of the Glycine soja cultivar W05 chromosome 11, ASM419377v2, whole genome shotgun sequence genome encodes these proteins:
- the LOC114373968 gene encoding polygalacturonase-like, translating to MERKRSNANRFINKTNLCSRISIYFILSLIFSSTTTGTTNACLDASKCPMFAKGDTNHQKYERRIEHGLVYFEGKTKVSLDWARRFLGGPGSSPPQCTSKCGKCTPCRPVHVTVPPGTPVTAEYYPEAWRCKCGNKLSMP from the exons aTGGAGAGGAAGAGATCAAATGCTAACAGATTCATAAACAAAACCAATCTTTGTTCCAGAATTTCCATCTATTTTATCCTATCACTTATCTTCAGCAGCACAACTACTGGCACCACCAATGCATGTTTAG ATGCAAGCAAATGTCCCATGTTTGCCAAAGGAGATACAAATCATCAG aaataTGAGCGGAGAATTGAACATGGCTTGGTGTACTTTGAAGGCAAAACAAAAGTTTCCCTAGATTGGGCAAGGAGGTTCCTAGGTGGACCAGGGTCATCCCCACCACAATGCACCTCTAAGTGTGGCAAATGTACACCGTGCAGGCCGGTCCATGTGACGGTGCCGCCGGGTACTCCGGTGACCGCAGAGTACTACCCTGAAGCGTGGAGGTGTAAGTGTGGCAACAAGCTGAGCATGCCTTGA